A genomic region of Chrysiogenia bacterium contains the following coding sequences:
- a CDS encoding thioredoxin family protein, with protein MSLSIGSSAPDFSLPGVDGETWSLSSFAEKPVLVVIFSCNHCPYVVAYEERMTQIQRDYAERGVQTVAINPNNEKSHPADSFEKMVQRAKDRAFNFPYLRDESQDVARAYGARFTPEIFAFDKDRKLAYHGRIDDNYDDPFDVRRHDLREALDEMLAGKSVSVPDTEPIGCSVKWK; from the coding sequence ATGTCCCTTTCAATCGGTTCGAGCGCCCCGGACTTCTCGCTCCCCGGCGTCGATGGTGAGACGTGGTCACTTTCATCCTTCGCCGAAAAGCCCGTGCTGGTGGTGATTTTTTCCTGCAACCACTGCCCCTACGTGGTGGCCTATGAAGAACGAATGACCCAGATCCAGCGCGATTATGCCGAGCGCGGCGTCCAGACCGTGGCCATCAATCCCAACAACGAAAAGTCCCACCCCGCCGACAGCTTCGAGAAAATGGTGCAACGGGCAAAGGACCGGGCGTTCAATTTCCCCTACCTGCGCGATGAATCCCAGGACGTTGCCCGCGCCTACGGCGCGCGCTTTACCCCGGAGATCTTCGCCTTCGACAAGGATCGAAAGCTCGCCTACCACGGCCGCATCGACGACAACTACGACGACCCCTTCGACGTGCGTCGCCACGACCTGCGCGAGGCCCTCGACGAAATGCTCGCCGGAAAGTCTGTCAGCGTTCCCGACACCGAGCCCATCGGGTGCTCGGTGAAGTGGAAGTAG